A DNA window from Limanda limanda chromosome 6, fLimLim1.1, whole genome shotgun sequence contains the following coding sequences:
- the polr2i gene encoding DNA-directed RNA polymerase II subunit RPB9 has translation MDLDAGTYEPGFVGIRFCQECNNMLYPKEDKENRVLLYACRNCDYQQEADNSCIYVNKITHEVDELTQIIADVSQDPTLPRTEDHPCPKCGHKEAVFFQSHSMKAEDAMRLYYVCTAPHCGHRWTE, from the exons ATGGATTTAGACGCTGGAACTTACGAACCCGGGTTTGTCGGGATTCGGTTTTGTCAAGAATG TAACAACATGTTGTACCCTAAAGAAGACAAGGAGAACCGGGTCCTGCTTTATGCG TGCAGGAATTGTGACTACCAACAAGAGGCAGACAACAGCTGCATATACGTCAATAAGATCACACACGAGGTTGA TGAGCTGACGCAAATCATCGCTGATGTATCTCAGGATCCAACTTTACCAAGAACAGAGGATCATCCCTGTCCCAA ATGTGGTCACAAGGAGGCAGTGTTCTTCCAGTCCCACAGTATGAAGGCAGAG gACGCTATGAGACTGTACTATGTCTGCACGGCTCCTCACTGTGGACACAGATGGACGGAGTGA
- the lbhl gene encoding uncharacterized protein lbhl, which yields MRKEVGRWRDGSACFALEARSLTEGSPEEECWGSCSSPSAPPLELPAFSVEEPGFTSVELCQDGEDLFLIAPDGGTEDMTGQDPNDEDMQRKDQRLPFQIFPDLVEVVLPPVTTLISPDLGHGKERLPSIVVEPTDLSEVESGELRWPPESIDMDQDEEDLFLEQCIPPANIADWGEEEEEEEEETSVILNPQHGLTLIDLQSDAFRDDTPTLPPSSAPTLN from the exons ATGAGGAAGGAAGTTGGACGCTGGAGAGACGGGAGTGCAT GCTTCGCCCTGGAGGCCAGAAGCCTCACTGAGGGCTCTCCAGAGGAGGAATGCTGGGGGAGCTGCTCATCTCCTTCTGCACCTCCACTGGAGTTGCCTGCATTCTCTGTGGAGGAGCCGGGTTTCACCAGTGTGGAGCTGTGCCAAGATGGAGAAGACCTCTTCCTGATTGCACCTGATGG AGGGACGGAGGACATGACTGGTCAAGATCCAAACGATGAAGACATGCAGAGGAAGGACCAGAGATTGCCATTTCAG ATCTTCCCTGACCTTGTGGAGGTGGTCCTGCCCCCAGTAACCACCCTGATCAGCCCTGACCTGGGCCACGGGAAGGAGCGTCTGCCCTCCATTGTGGTTGAGCCCACAGATTTGAGCGAGGTGGAGAGTGGAGAGCTGCGCTGGCCTCCAGAGAGCATTGACATGGACCAAGATGAGGAGGACCTGTTCCTGGAGCAGTGCATCCCCCCGGCTAACATCGCAGactggggagaggaggaggaagaggaggaagaggagacgtcGGTTATACTGAACCCACAGCACGGCTTGACACTCATTG ACCTGCAGTCAGATGCATTTCGAGATGACACCCCCACACTTCCACCGAGCAGCGCTCCGACCCTCAACTGA